ATCCGGTCCAGGGCCATGTCGGCCGAGGCCATCCTTGCCGAACTTGAGAACCCGGTCAATTTGCAACTGGCCAAGACCAATCCCGCTTATGCGGCTGAATTCCTGCTCTTTTCACTGGAATCGCTGGAACGCGACTTGAGGGTCTTGATGAAGTCCGGGGCGCCGTTTTTTTTGCTGCCCCAATTTCTCGTATTTCGACTTTATTTGTCCGTCTTTAGGGCCAAGAGCCGCCTGCGCGCCGACCTGGGAGACCTGCAGTATCTCATCGGCTACGAGTTCTACCTGCTGCGGCGCCTCTCCAACGCCGCCTAGGCTGCTCTAAAGTAGTCGCGGGACGCTGTCTTCCAGGGGGAGTGCTGCACTTCACGGGGGCAGGAGGGGGCGGCCTCCCCGACAAAGGGAACCGTCATTCCCCCACCCGCCGCCGGGTCGCTCAGCGGCCGAGATCAAGGGCCACGATCTCGCTGCGGTCGCGAAGGTAGAGACGGCTTCCCGCCATGGAGGGAACGGTCCAGGACAGCGTCTTCAACACCTGGGCCTGACTGAGCACTTCGATGCGCTCCTGTGCGGGTCGTGCCAGCGCCAGCTCGCCATTCTGATCGAGGATGATGAGGTGTTCGCCGCTGACCAGCAGGTTAGCCTTGGTGAATCCTCGCTGGCGCACCGCCATCTCGCCCGTCTCGGGGTCGACCGCCACCAGAAAGGCCGGCCCGGTATCGCCGCTGGACGCATAGATGCGACCTTGCAGATAGACGGCCGTGCCGTGGTGGATCTTGAGGCGCCGGCTCGTCCACAGTTCCTCCACCGAGGTGGCGCCGCTGACCGGATCGCGGCCCAGCTTGAGCATGCGGCTGCCGCCGTCGTAGGCCGAGGACAGGAAGAGCATCTGACCGGGCAGGTAGAGCGGCATGGAGGCGTTGATGCCGTGCTGGTTCTTGTGGGGATGGCTCCACAGCAGGGCTCCATCTTCGGGATCGAGCCCCGCGATATGCTCGGCCATGAAGACCACTACCTGTTCCTGCCCCCCGACCTCGATGAGCAAAGGGGAGCCGTAGGTGGCCTTGAAATCCTGGGAAGCCCAGATCTGGCTTCCCTCCTCCAGCGACAGGGCGATGACGGCCTTGCCCGGACCGCCCCAGGGCAGTATGAGCCGGTCCTTCCAGCGCAGCGGACTGGGCGCGTATCCGCTCAGGCGCGGATCGGTGCCGTACTCCTGCCACAAATCCTTTTCCCAAATCAGCTCTCCGCTGTGCCGCTGCCAGCAGCGGAGCAGTCCCCTCACGCCGACCGTGTAAAGGCGCTCGCCCACCACCAGCGGTGAACTGTGGGGGCCTTTGCTGGGC
This genomic interval from Acidobacteriota bacterium contains the following:
- a CDS encoding PQQ-binding-like beta-propeller repeat protein, which translates into the protein MADLRLTRRAPFAARHSTHLLTPAWHVALLVLLTHSALWAQWPQWGGPQRNFQVEGAPLAEQWPEEGPRCLWRRPLGEGTSAIAVAEGTLYTLYRKDPEQLEVVVALDAGDGSTRWQRSYPAPLWEEFQAVPSKGPHSSPLVVGERLYTVGVRGLLRCWQRHSGELIWEKDLWQEYGTDPRLSGYAPSPLRWKDRLILPWGGPGKAVIALSLEEGSQIWASQDFKATYGSPLLIEVGGQEQVVVFMAEHIAGLDPEDGALLWSHPHKNQHGINASMPLYLPGQMLFLSSAYDGGSRMLKLGRDPVSGATSVEELWTSRRLKIHHGTAVYLQGRIYASSGDTGPAFLVAVDPETGEMAVRQRGFTKANLLVSGEHLIILDQNGELALARPAQERIEVLSQAQVLKTLSWTVPSMAGSRLYLRDRSEIVALDLGR